A DNA window from Anaerocolumna sp. AGMB13020 contains the following coding sequences:
- a CDS encoding LiaF transmembrane domain-containing protein: MKITPSNFIWGLIFIILGVGFGGDAMGLWDFNLFFSGWWTLFIIIPCAVSIFQNGIGTGNAVGLIIGLLLLLGQQDILDFDVVGKLIVPIVFVLIGLSIIFKNTLRGKRDEFRNVKFQGGSNQHSAIFAGNEYHVRGEKFMGTSINAIFGGVELDLRDAIIEEDIVINATTAFGGIDITVPSNVNVKVSNVPIFGGVSNKASKTFNESQPTIYINSTCMFGGIDIK; encoded by the coding sequence ATGAAGATAACACCATCGAATTTTATATGGGGGCTTATTTTTATTATACTTGGAGTTGGTTTTGGTGGAGATGCAATGGGATTATGGGATTTTAACCTGTTCTTTTCAGGCTGGTGGACATTGTTTATTATTATCCCTTGTGCCGTAAGTATCTTTCAGAACGGTATCGGAACCGGAAATGCAGTAGGGCTTATAATCGGTTTGCTGCTCTTACTGGGACAGCAGGATATCCTGGATTTTGATGTAGTTGGAAAACTAATCGTACCTATTGTTTTTGTATTAATCGGACTTAGTATTATTTTTAAGAATACATTACGCGGTAAAAGAGATGAATTCCGAAATGTAAAGTTTCAGGGAGGCTCTAATCAGCATTCTGCCATATTTGCTGGAAATGAGTATCACGTGCGTGGTGAGAAATTTATGGGAACCAGTATCAATGCCATATTTGGCGGAGTAGAGCTGGACTTAAGAGATGCTATCATTGAAGAGGATATCGTAATAAACGCAACAACTGCTTTTGGTGGAATTGATATAACAGTACCTTCCAATGTAAATGTTAAGGTATCTAACGTTCCGATCTTTGGAGGAGTGAGCAACAAAGCGAGTAAAACCTTTAATGAGTCACAGCCGACGATCTATATTAACTCTACCTGTATGTTTGGAGGGATTGACATTAAATGA
- a CDS encoding ATP-dependent DNA helicase, whose product MSNTVETIKISVRNLVEFIMRSGDLDNRTGGRKEAEAMQEGSRIHRKIQKQMGSNYTAEVPLSITLDISLEEISFQLVVEGRADGILKEESEIVIDEIKGMYIDLSYLEEPISVHRAQAMCYAYIYAQQNSLESIGICMTYCNLDTEEKKYFKETIVFTELSAWFEKLTGEYIKWAYWQIKWNHKRNDSIKELEFPFTYRDGQKKLVSDVYVTLLRSKRLFIEAPTGVGKTISTVFPAIKAMGEGLGQKLFYLTAKTITRTVAEETKQLLTEKGLLLKAVTITAKDKICIFDKADCNPVSCPRAKGHFDRVNDAVYDMLVSEDDISREKLLHYAEKHQVCPFEMSLDTTTWSDMIICDYNYVFDPNVYLKRFFQNDKKNDYIILIDEAHNLVDRAREMYSAQLYKEEFLQVKRLIKGKDKALEKALDTCNSDLLKLKRECDDLKEWENISDFVIHLMHLMSKYEDFLAEHKEFDGKEEVLLTYMNIRHFINIYDVYNEKYITYTDYNEQGDFRIKLLCLDPSDNLSVRLDKVRSAVFFSATFLPIRYYKEQLGGREEDYAVYAPSPFQMENRLVAVGMDVSTKYTRRNEKEYLKIIQYIKDFTDSRQGNYMVFFPSYQMLFQVEELSKGILDNVIVQGTSMTEEEKETFLNDFSLNPDISRIAFCVMGGVFSEGIDLKHDRLIGAVIVGAGLPMVSGEKELFRKYYQETKNSGFEYAYLYQGMNKVLQSAGRVIRTTEDKGAILLLEERFLDNRYQELFPREWFPYQVVKKDEIKEVMLKFWQSHGL is encoded by the coding sequence ATGAGTAATACGGTAGAAACCATTAAAATATCAGTCAGAAACCTTGTGGAATTTATTATGCGTTCAGGGGATCTGGATAACCGGACCGGCGGAAGAAAAGAAGCAGAAGCCATGCAGGAGGGAAGCAGGATTCACCGGAAAATACAAAAACAGATGGGAAGCAACTATACTGCAGAAGTACCCCTTAGTATAACTCTTGATATAAGCCTGGAAGAAATCTCTTTCCAGCTTGTTGTCGAAGGGCGGGCAGACGGTATTCTAAAAGAAGAGTCTGAAATCGTAATAGATGAGATAAAAGGGATGTATATAGACTTAAGCTATCTGGAAGAGCCGATATCCGTTCATCGGGCACAGGCTATGTGTTATGCCTATATCTATGCTCAGCAGAACAGTTTGGAGAGCATCGGCATATGCATGACTTACTGTAATCTGGATACCGAGGAGAAGAAATACTTTAAAGAGACCATTGTTTTTACAGAATTAAGTGCCTGGTTCGAGAAACTCACAGGTGAATACATTAAATGGGCTTATTGGCAGATTAAGTGGAATCATAAAAGAAATGACAGCATCAAGGAATTGGAGTTTCCATTTACTTATAGAGATGGACAAAAGAAGTTGGTATCAGACGTATATGTGACCCTCCTTCGAAGTAAGAGACTCTTTATAGAAGCACCTACCGGTGTGGGTAAGACCATATCTACTGTATTTCCTGCCATAAAAGCAATGGGAGAGGGGTTGGGGCAGAAGCTGTTTTATCTGACGGCGAAGACCATAACCAGAACCGTTGCAGAAGAGACGAAACAGCTGTTGACAGAGAAGGGGCTCTTATTAAAGGCTGTCACCATAACTGCCAAGGATAAGATCTGTATATTTGATAAAGCAGACTGTAATCCGGTTAGTTGTCCCAGAGCCAAAGGACATTTCGACAGAGTAAATGACGCAGTTTATGATATGCTGGTCTCTGAGGATGATATATCAAGGGAAAAGCTGCTTCATTATGCCGAAAAGCATCAGGTATGCCCTTTTGAAATGAGTTTAGATACAACCACCTGGTCAGATATGATTATCTGTGATTATAATTATGTATTTGATCCCAATGTATATCTGAAACGCTTTTTTCAGAACGATAAAAAGAATGATTATATCATTCTCATAGATGAAGCCCATAACCTGGTGGACAGAGCCAGAGAAATGTATAGCGCCCAGCTTTACAAAGAAGAATTTCTTCAGGTTAAAAGACTTATAAAAGGAAAAGATAAGGCACTGGAAAAGGCACTTGATACCTGCAACAGTGATTTATTGAAGCTTAAGCGGGAATGCGATGATTTGAAAGAATGGGAAAACATATCTGATTTTGTAATACATCTGATGCATCTTATGAGCAAATATGAGGACTTTCTTGCAGAACATAAAGAATTTGACGGAAAGGAGGAAGTGCTCCTGACTTATATGAACATCCGTCATTTCATAAATATATATGATGTCTATAATGAAAAGTATATTACTTATACCGATTATAATGAGCAGGGGGACTTTCGCATAAAGCTGTTATGTCTGGATCCTTCCGACAATCTAAGTGTAAGGCTTGACAAAGTAAGAAGTGCAGTGTTTTTTTCTGCTACTTTTCTTCCTATCAGGTATTATAAAGAACAGCTGGGCGGAAGGGAAGAGGATTATGCCGTATACGCGCCGTCACCTTTTCAGATGGAGAACCGGCTGGTTGCTGTGGGAATGGATGTCAGTACAAAATATACAAGACGAAATGAAAAGGAATATCTTAAGATAATTCAATATATCAAAGACTTTACGGATAGCAGGCAGGGGAATTATATGGTCTTTTTCCCGTCTTATCAGATGCTGTTTCAGGTGGAGGAGCTTTCCAAAGGTATTCTTGATAATGTAATAGTACAAGGAACCTCTATGACAGAAGAAGAAAAGGAAACCTTCTTAAATGATTTTAGTCTGAATCCGGACATTTCCAGAATCGCCTTTTGTGTTATGGGAGGTGTATTCAGTGAAGGGATCGATCTGAAGCATGACCGTTTAATCGGTGCGGTGATTGTAGGCGCGGGACTTCCCATGGTAAGCGGTGAGAAGGAGCTGTTCCGAAAATATTACCAGGAGACGAAAAACAGCGGATTTGAATATGCATATCTGTATCAGGGAATGAATAAAGTGCTTCAGTCTGCAGGCAGGGTCATCAGAACCACGGAGGATAAGGGAGCAATCCTGTTATTGGAGGAACGTTTTCTGGACAACCGTTATCAGGAATTGTTTCCAAGAGAATGGTTCCCTTATCAGGTGGTTAAAAAAGATGAAATCAAAGAGGTTATGTTGAAATTCTGGCAAAGCCATGGATTATAA
- a CDS encoding ATP-dependent helicase codes for MEINQSQLAAIRHYTGPMMVLAGPGSGKTLVITRRVQELIEHYGVNPANILVITFTKAAAEEMKERFFKLTGHKTPGISFGTFHSVFFTILKYAYGYNASNIIREEQRYGFIKEIIHNMSLEAPDEKEFSEEILSEISLVKGERLNLEHYYSVNCSEDNFKKIYQAYESKLAASNLIDFDDMLVLCLELLTQRPDILTLWQNKYQYILIDEFQDINKVQYDVIRLLAGQLSNLFIVGDDDQAIYRFRGAKPEIMLNFEKDYPACRRIELRYNYRCGSKIVQCASALIKNNNKRYEKEIKSATGKGGEVAIRSFENLKTQNLSVVGEILKYNQEGIPYSQIAVLFRTNIQPRALVEKMMEYNIPFHMRDRIPNLYEHWIAQDIIAYIKLAAGELERRHFLQIANRPNRYISRECMKEQQIDFLMLRKFYGDKDWMLDRIDKLEYDLNLIRNMNPYGAVTYIRRGVGYEEFTADYARLRNLKSEELIEILDELAESAKNYDTFDSWFHHMEEYKEELKVKAREARENNTDMVTLATMHSSKGLEYKVVFIIDANESITPYRKAVLEADMEEERRLFYVAATRAMDYLHIYSSKERYNKELTISRFVGEMLLDRDTLTPGTLVEHKTYGKGQITARDAGKISIHFEEKAVTKTMNLDYCIQNRLLSIRSDLEKA; via the coding sequence ATGGAAATAAATCAGTCGCAGCTTGCGGCAATCAGACACTATACCGGGCCCATGATGGTACTTGCAGGGCCCGGTTCCGGTAAAACACTGGTAATAACCAGAAGGGTACAGGAGCTAATTGAGCATTATGGAGTGAATCCGGCCAATATTCTGGTTATTACCTTTACAAAAGCAGCAGCAGAGGAAATGAAGGAAAGGTTCTTTAAACTCACCGGGCATAAGACGCCGGGTATATCTTTTGGAACCTTCCACTCTGTATTCTTTACCATACTTAAGTATGCCTACGGCTATAATGCCTCTAATATTATCAGAGAGGAACAGCGCTATGGCTTTATAAAGGAAATCATACATAACATGTCTCTTGAGGCACCGGATGAGAAGGAATTCTCAGAAGAGATCCTCTCAGAAATCAGCCTGGTGAAAGGTGAGAGGCTGAATCTGGAACATTATTATTCTGTAAACTGTTCTGAAGATAATTTTAAGAAGATCTACCAGGCATATGAGAGTAAACTGGCAGCTTCCAATCTCATAGATTTCGATGATATGCTGGTGTTATGTTTAGAGCTATTAACGCAGAGACCGGACATTCTAACATTGTGGCAGAATAAATACCAATATATCTTAATTGATGAATTCCAGGACATTAATAAAGTTCAATACGATGTAATCAGACTTCTGGCGGGGCAATTAAGCAATTTATTTATCGTTGGGGATGATGACCAGGCTATCTATCGTTTCCGTGGTGCAAAACCCGAGATAATGCTTAACTTTGAAAAAGATTACCCTGCTTGCCGGAGAATAGAGTTAAGATATAATTACCGCTGCGGCAGTAAGATTGTTCAATGTGCCTCGGCACTGATAAAGAATAATAACAAAAGGTATGAGAAGGAAATCAAATCCGCTACGGGAAAAGGCGGAGAGGTGGCTATCCGCTCCTTTGAGAACTTAAAAACGCAGAATCTTTCAGTGGTAGGGGAAATCTTGAAATACAATCAAGAGGGTATTCCCTATTCTCAGATTGCCGTATTGTTCCGAACGAATATTCAACCAAGGGCCCTGGTTGAGAAAATGATGGAATACAATATCCCTTTTCACATGAGGGACAGAATACCAAATCTTTATGAACACTGGATAGCTCAGGATATTATCGCTTATATCAAGTTGGCAGCAGGAGAACTGGAGCGAAGGCATTTTTTGCAGATTGCAAACAGGCCGAACCGTTATATAAGCAGAGAATGTATGAAGGAGCAGCAGATAGATTTCCTGATGCTTCGTAAGTTCTACGGGGATAAAGACTGGATGTTAGACCGTATCGATAAGCTTGAGTATGATTTGAATCTGATCCGGAATATGAATCCTTATGGAGCAGTTACTTATATCAGACGGGGTGTGGGGTATGAGGAATTCACTGCTGATTATGCCAGGCTAAGAAATCTTAAGTCCGAAGAATTAATTGAAATATTAGATGAATTGGCAGAGAGTGCAAAGAATTATGATACCTTTGACAGCTGGTTTCATCATATGGAAGAGTATAAAGAAGAACTTAAGGTAAAAGCCAGGGAAGCCAGAGAAAATAATACCGATATGGTAACACTTGCAACCATGCATAGTTCCAAGGGGCTTGAATATAAAGTAGTATTTATCATAGATGCCAATGAAAGCATTACACCCTACCGTAAAGCAGTATTAGAAGCAGACATGGAAGAGGAGAGAAGACTTTTTTATGTGGCGGCTACCAGAGCAATGGATTATCTTCATATATATTCCTCTAAAGAAAGATATAACAAGGAACTCACGATATCCAGATTTGTAGGTGAAATGCTCCTTGACCGTGATACGCTTACGCCAGGAACCCTCGTTGAGCATAAAACCTATGGTAAAGGTCAGATTACAGCCAGAGATGCCGGAAAGATCAGCATACACTTTGAAGAAAAAGCGGTTACCAAAACCATGAATTTGGATTACTGTATACAAAACAGATTATTATCCATACGTTCAGATTTGGAGAAAGCTTAA
- the gltX gene encoding glutamate--tRNA ligase, whose amino-acid sequence MNKVRTRFAPSPTGRMHVGNLRTALYEYLIAKHEGGDFLLRIEDTDQERFVEGATEIIYNTLNKTGLIHDEGPDKDGGCGPYVQSERQASGIYLKYAKELIDKGEAYYCFCTKERLSTLKSVVSETEDKEIIKYDKHCLHLSKEEIEANLSAGIPYVIRQNTPVEGTTSFTDAIYGEITVENAELDDMILMKSDGYPTYNFANVIDDHLMNITHVVRGNEYLSSTPKYTRLYNAFGWEEPVYVHCPLITNEEHKKLSKRSGHSSFEDLLEQGFVTEAIVNFIALLGWSSGTNEELFTLDELIKEFDYTHINKSPAVFDMGKLRWMNGEYIKKMEIEKYYELILPHIREVVKKDYDLKKIAELVKTRIETLLDAKDMIDFFDELPDYDVAMYTHKKMKTDTEIALNVLTEQLPLLEALEEFKIETIEKTIMAYIAEKGIKNGTGLWPLRTAVSGKQSTPGGAYEIAEILGKEESLRRIRIGIEKLRQG is encoded by the coding sequence ATGAATAAAGTAAGAACCAGATTTGCACCCAGCCCCACCGGAAGAATGCACGTGGGAAATTTAAGAACGGCCCTTTACGAGTATCTTATTGCCAAACATGAAGGAGGCGATTTTCTTCTTCGTATTGAAGATACAGATCAGGAGCGTTTTGTAGAAGGTGCAACGGAGATTATATATAATACTTTAAATAAAACAGGCCTCATACATGATGAAGGACCGGATAAGGATGGCGGCTGCGGTCCTTATGTACAGAGTGAGAGACAAGCCAGCGGAATCTATTTAAAATATGCAAAAGAGTTAATTGATAAAGGGGAGGCTTATTACTGCTTTTGTACCAAAGAGCGCTTAAGTACCTTGAAAAGTGTGGTTTCCGAGACAGAGGATAAAGAAATCATCAAATATGACAAACATTGCTTACACCTAAGCAAAGAAGAGATAGAAGCCAACCTGTCAGCAGGTATACCTTATGTTATTCGTCAGAACACGCCTGTGGAGGGAACAACTTCATTTACTGATGCAATTTACGGTGAGATTACTGTTGAGAATGCAGAGCTGGATGATATGATCCTTATGAAATCAGATGGTTACCCTACTTATAACTTTGCTAATGTAATCGATGATCACCTGATGAACATTACACATGTAGTAAGAGGAAATGAATATCTGTCTTCAACACCGAAATACACAAGACTCTACAATGCATTTGGCTGGGAAGAGCCGGTATATGTTCATTGCCCTCTGATTACAAATGAGGAGCATAAAAAGCTCTCCAAGAGAAGCGGACATTCTTCATTTGAAGATTTATTAGAGCAGGGTTTTGTAACGGAAGCAATTGTTAACTTTATAGCACTTCTTGGATGGAGCTCTGGTACCAATGAGGAGCTATTTACTTTAGATGAACTGATCAAGGAATTTGATTATACGCATATCAACAAGTCACCCGCTGTATTTGACATGGGCAAATTAAGATGGATGAATGGTGAGTATATTAAAAAGATGGAGATTGAGAAATATTACGAGCTTATTCTTCCGCATATCAGGGAAGTCGTGAAAAAGGATTATGACCTGAAGAAGATTGCCGAATTGGTTAAGACACGTATCGAGACACTTCTGGATGCAAAGGATATGATTGATTTCTTTGATGAGCTTCCGGATTATGACGTAGCTATGTATACCCATAAGAAGATGAAGACGGATACAGAAATCGCGCTGAATGTTTTAACAGAGCAGCTGCCGCTTTTAGAGGCGCTGGAGGAGTTCAAGATCGAAACCATTGAGAAGACGATTATGGCTTATATTGCAGAAAAAGGCATTAAGAACGGAACGGGTCTATGGCCTCTTCGTACTGCAGTATCCGGCAAGCAGTCTACGCCGGGAGGTGCCTACGAGATTGCTGAAATCCTTGGTAAAGAGGAGAGCTTAAGAAGAATCCGTATCGGTATTGAGAAATTAAGACAGGGTTAA
- a CDS encoding zinc ribbon domain-containing protein, translating into MICKSCGRTIDNENSNFCFYCGTSLKEGRADDFVSGPVTGSQEYDKSIMNSTAKAEAKDGEKPLSMPNWLGSMLLPFIPIIGIVAYIIMLVYWGFGGKAPESKKNWARASLIVFAVSLILLVFYFSAGLQQLEASGFDVNSYMQQFLVNP; encoded by the coding sequence ATGATATGTAAATCCTGTGGCAGAACGATAGATAATGAGAATTCAAATTTTTGCTTTTACTGCGGAACTTCTCTAAAAGAAGGGAGAGCAGATGATTTTGTATCAGGTCCTGTAACAGGGAGCCAGGAATATGATAAGAGCATAATGAACAGCACAGCTAAAGCGGAAGCAAAAGATGGAGAGAAGCCTTTGTCTATGCCCAATTGGCTTGGATCAATGTTGCTTCCATTTATTCCGATTATCGGAATAGTAGCATACATAATTATGCTGGTATATTGGGGGTTTGGCGGTAAAGCTCCTGAAAGTAAAAAGAACTGGGCACGGGCGAGTTTAATTGTATTTGCTGTTTCTCTTATATTGTTAGTATTTTATTTTAGCGCAGGGCTGCAGCAGTTAGAGGCATCAGGATTTGATGTCAACAGCTATATGCAGCAGTTTTTAGTAAATCCCTAA
- a CDS encoding diacylglycerol/lipid kinase family protein, whose protein sequence is MYHIIINPSSCTGKGIHTWHRIKGELDRQSVPYKSYLTTHFGHGRQLAEQICQASTEPVKLIIVGGDGTINEVINGIPDLDKVNIGYIPAGSSNDLGRSLGLSKDPLLNLNNILQCRQVRLMDVGVITGSDKKETRFLISSGAGYDASVCQEALKSSLKTFLNHLKLGKLTYILLAIKQIFAKPFMNGEVSADGGAFTEYHRILLITTMIQKYEGGGMKMAPDADPNDGLLSICMVHGLSKLLIFFLLPTLLFGKHTRFKGVETFHCRELAVRLSRPEVIHVDGECPGDMKEYKIICQHNELQLLQ, encoded by the coding sequence ATGTATCATATCATTATCAATCCAAGCTCATGTACCGGTAAAGGGATACATACCTGGCATCGGATAAAAGGAGAGCTGGACAGACAATCCGTTCCTTATAAAAGTTATTTAACAACACATTTCGGCCATGGCCGCCAATTGGCCGAACAAATATGTCAAGCCAGCACAGAACCTGTCAAACTTATAATCGTCGGAGGCGACGGTACTATAAATGAAGTAATTAACGGCATACCTGACTTGGATAAAGTGAATATAGGCTATATCCCAGCCGGTTCCAGCAATGACCTGGGCAGAAGTTTAGGCTTATCAAAGGATCCGCTCCTCAATCTTAATAACATCCTTCAGTGCAGACAGGTACGTCTTATGGATGTCGGAGTCATAACAGGTTCGGATAAGAAAGAGACCAGATTTTTGATAAGTTCAGGTGCCGGTTATGATGCATCCGTGTGCCAGGAAGCCTTAAAAAGTTCCTTAAAAACTTTTCTGAATCATTTAAAACTTGGGAAGTTAACATACATACTGTTAGCAATAAAACAGATATTTGCAAAACCTTTTATGAACGGAGAGGTCTCTGCCGATGGAGGAGCTTTTACCGAATATCACCGGATACTGCTGATTACCACTATGATTCAAAAATATGAGGGCGGAGGTATGAAAATGGCCCCGGACGCAGACCCTAATGACGGACTACTCTCTATTTGCATGGTCCACGGCCTCTCAAAGCTGCTAATATTCTTCCTGCTGCCCACCCTGTTATTTGGTAAACATACCCGCTTTAAAGGTGTTGAAACCTTTCATTGCCGGGAGTTAGCAGTCAGGCTGTCACGCCCAGAGGTAATTCATGTAGACGGGGAATGCCCCGGCGATATGAAGGAATATAAAATAATATGTCAACATAATGAATTGCAACTTTTACAGTAA
- a CDS encoding VanZ family protein, with amino-acid sequence MPKSTSHTTTAVILFSILTIVLEFAAYYFFKHSPATFIITGLMALIITHVVLSLSYQFEACFSYQLLHVLIWGIVLFLLHTGNGSDFITFSPLLFLFPAIHWGICVLYCIFRNLMDESTRFTNFRGYFIGSSIVFLLLYSVFLCFWLFLNNTDSSYQSDLKAVNFVPFLTLAGFITDFLDKELTLSQIFSFLADKILVYLPYGFFIVLTARRNTRLVRFALLLLFPVAAEILQRVLLLGKGDLEDVLYGLLGGLAGGLCYHLLNRIYDDHKGEIFLENHRRRSYSSSLRF; translated from the coding sequence ATGCCTAAAAGTACATCACATACCACTACCGCCGTTATTCTATTCAGTATACTTACCATTGTTCTTGAATTTGCAGCTTATTACTTTTTCAAACACTCACCTGCTACCTTTATTATTACCGGTTTGATGGCTCTAATCATCACCCATGTGGTTTTATCACTTAGCTATCAATTTGAGGCGTGTTTTAGCTATCAGCTCCTCCATGTATTGATTTGGGGAATTGTTTTATTTCTTCTTCATACAGGTAATGGTTCCGACTTTATTACCTTTTCCCCCCTGCTGTTCCTCTTTCCTGCCATTCATTGGGGAATATGCGTCCTTTATTGTATCTTTCGAAATTTAATGGATGAAAGTACCCGCTTTACCAACTTTAGAGGCTACTTTATTGGAAGCAGTATTGTATTCCTTCTTTTATATTCCGTTTTTCTTTGCTTCTGGCTTTTCCTTAACAATACTGACAGCAGTTACCAGTCTGACTTAAAAGCCGTAAATTTTGTGCCCTTCCTCACTCTTGCGGGGTTTATTACTGATTTTTTGGACAAGGAACTTACCCTTTCCCAGATTTTCTCCTTCCTGGCAGACAAAATCCTGGTATATCTTCCTTATGGGTTTTTTATTGTTCTGACAGCAAGACGAAACACCAGGCTTGTCCGTTTTGCCTTACTGTTATTATTTCCTGTAGCGGCAGAAATTCTTCAGCGTGTACTGCTGCTTGGAAAAGGGGATCTTGAGGATGTATTGTATGGACTGCTGGGAGGTTTAGCAGGAGGGCTTTGCTATCATCTGCTTAACAGAATCTATGACGATCATAAAGGGGAAATTTTTCTGGAGAACCACCGCCGACGTTCCTATAGCAGCTCTCTGCGTTTCTGA
- the mgrA gene encoding L-glyceraldehyde 3-phosphate reductase, with translation MYQANEKRYETMVYNRCGNSGLKLPAFSLGLWHNFGSVNVYDNMVSLVTTAFDNGITHFDLANNYGPVPGSAEENFGKILKNELKPYRDEILISSKAGYYMWPGPYGDWGSRKYLISSLDQSLKRLGVDYVDIFYHHRPDPNTPLEETMMALDHIVRSGKALYVGVSNYNGEQTDKAVRILKELGTPLLIHQPNYSMFNRWVEEDLSPVLDEHGVGSIAFCPLAQGLLTNKYLGSIPKDSRAADPNSPFLKEDSVTEDKINKVRQLDLIAKERGQSMAQMALAWVLRRGKITTALIGASKASQIVENVGTLKNLSFTDEELKKIDDILGN, from the coding sequence ATGTATCAAGCAAATGAAAAACGTTATGAGACCATGGTATACAATCGCTGCGGTAACAGCGGTCTTAAACTTCCTGCCTTTTCCCTTGGATTATGGCATAATTTTGGTTCCGTTAACGTATACGATAATATGGTCAGCCTGGTAACAACTGCTTTTGATAATGGTATTACTCATTTTGACCTTGCAAATAATTATGGTCCGGTTCCAGGTTCTGCGGAAGAAAACTTCGGAAAGATTCTAAAAAATGAATTAAAGCCTTATCGTGATGAAATCTTAATCTCCTCCAAAGCCGGTTATTATATGTGGCCGGGTCCTTATGGTGACTGGGGCAGCAGAAAATATCTCATCTCCAGCCTTGACCAGAGCCTTAAAAGACTGGGAGTGGACTATGTAGATATATTCTACCACCATAGACCGGATCCCAACACTCCACTTGAGGAGACAATGATGGCACTTGACCATATTGTACGTTCCGGCAAAGCCCTCTATGTGGGTGTATCCAATTATAATGGTGAGCAGACAGACAAAGCTGTCAGGATCTTAAAAGAGCTTGGAACCCCTCTTCTGATTCATCAGCCCAATTACAGTATGTTCAATCGCTGGGTTGAAGAGGATTTATCACCGGTACTTGATGAGCACGGTGTAGGAAGCATTGCTTTCTGTCCCTTAGCACAAGGTCTTCTTACCAACAAATATCTTGGCAGTATCCCAAAGGATTCCAGAGCAGCTGACCCCAATAGTCCTTTCCTAAAGGAAGATTCTGTGACAGAAGATAAGATTAATAAGGTAAGGCAACTGGATCTTATAGCAAAAGAGCGCGGACAGAGTATGGCCCAGATGGCTCTTGCCTGGGTACTCAGAAGAGGTAAGATTACTACTGCTTTAATCGGAGCCAGCAAAGCATCTCAGATTGTAGAAAATGTAGGTACATTAAAGAATCTTTCTTTTACAGATGAAGAATTGAAGAAGATTGATGATATCTTAGGAAATTAA
- a CDS encoding DUF1292 domain-containing protein, translating into MSEHVHGHDCGCGHDHDHEHEHMNVTLTLDDGSELECEVLCIFPVGEKDYIALVPADNDDEEEGEIFLYQFIEHDNDEIELINIENDEEFEAVSEAFDELMDSEEFDEMFDDEEDEEE; encoded by the coding sequence ATGAGCGAACACGTACACGGCCATGATTGCGGCTGCGGACATGATCATGACCATGAGCATGAGCATATGAATGTAACTTTAACACTTGATGACGGCAGTGAATTAGAATGTGAAGTTCTTTGTATATTCCCTGTTGGAGAAAAGGATTATATCGCACTTGTACCTGCTGACAATGATGATGAAGAAGAAGGCGAGATCTTCCTGTATCAGTTCATTGAGCATGATAACGATGAGATAGAACTTATCAACATTGAAAATGATGAAGAGTTCGAAGCTGTTTCAGAAGCCTTTGATGAGTTAATGGACAGCGAAGAATTCGACGAAATGTTCGATGATGAAGAGGACGAAGAAGAGTAA